The Chitinophaga flava genome has a segment encoding these proteins:
- a CDS encoding DUF4132 domain-containing protein: MDVKEFLKTRIIPHHMTNVITALKAVFTGETTDPLLTRETAEIALIVLNEVLADKDENNPYYRNRSITYKDQRYLRIEELIKDRSWDTAEGFNLLVYLFGKERAAYVKYAWDMVPQRMYQRGYTRRSFRAPMDPEVYFVLQLEFLYHVIPQSCVTEYYPKMTYTSYDLSLEEQVRYDHHLGSNDLYRIWAAAIDLGNESLLKVCEDIVFNKDPEGKVTRNLIKALLNTEKPAAWELVEKLLLAAQRQEGLRQIILESLDETSLGAMKHMLKVVLDNKLTRFSSVVRALDVWAGLYWDSEKESTIRTFLERASEYLETPEKILPALLSKNNTDVYMALWAQGVINVAEARPMVFELLAKGNVEKRCLALKFAYETKYYNIDMPAAYEALLDEDLAVNARALTIINENGNAAHFDQHLPAMFDRLHALVQRAPEKEKVFEGVVFSWMNFKFDRNNVLDAMINFICNKQERLDIVLGYFDGMSLSLREQLSRKLLKGYSPYGGQHDNTGDPLTPFQRNFAMRLLKDRGEYVVNIAFNALQKEMFTVEEMETFIDILKRKGAGVRSKAIEMVLRQQDTIVTAVTEKLLQGDGEQRLGGLDIALRLQKDNRLQMQRTAWITAFRERKSISQKEEILLTQLSGENNVQSFSRENGFGLYDPALISPAKLPAADKNDYYSKCTAIAPYGFSMSIAALQEQLMQLNALLKQHADHEYEVENYDGTKITVLLGNNFRNPMGYNHKFASKQEEYVSYPLSEVWEAWYQQSGLTPLDIFICANLLLEDHELRDEVLGASIMKNYMPMYEELIPEEIRGARRYKHSDPLLKVMGILELIHPFEEKDQYLLGACKQVFNALTPEMLQHRTKKYDGEQGWQSSSILNRFLRGVAYTGLKGQQLEDYWNLYNWRQFSGLREQADRYLPPMSVFVDAFQADIISESELYRGLIAADNLRFLSAVRKPKPKKEQNYFEEHPSLEAMFVKIREHFLNIELKRGDSPTAVTTMVQMLETIYGVKRFAEIWAGLGKTSLNRGYIYSYNSEPLSKQKIFSLLLKRCFPLPEDTQEMFDELVKKIKLTEQQLIEAAVYAPQWQKFVSQHLGWKGLDSAIWWMHAHTKSAGNEQNAEAESEIARYSAVDLQDFKDGAVDKDWFQKAYKEIGKQRWGIVYEAAKYISDGNAHRRARLYADVMTGELKIKEVTQKVKDKRDQDYLRLYGLIPLSKTNPEKDVLARYEYLQVFKKESKQFGAQKQSSESLALRIAMENLARNAGYADPVRLTWAMETRQVQGILSKETQVQYDDVLIGLVIDEEGQADVVAFKGDKQLKAIPPKYKNDKKVLELAEFKKTLREQFRRSRKALEDAMVRGDVFSSEELNTLFGHPVIARHLEKLVFITDNSHGFYQNGALLDAKGNTVPLTAADGIRIAHSSDLYKAGVWSDYQRYCFEKEVQQPFKQVFRELYVPLEDELKAVSVSRRYAGHQVQPTQTVALLKTRGWKVDYEDGLQKVFHKNGFVAKIYAMADWFSPADVESPTLETVVFHDLKTYKPVAFETISPLIFSEVMRDLDLVVSVAHVGGVDPEASHSSIEMRRVLLEETLRLFKLNNVKVAGSHATIKGKLGEYSVHLGSAVVHLLPGKYLSILPVHSQHRGRIFLPFVDDDPKSAELISKVLLLARDHEIQDPTVLEQIA; the protein is encoded by the coding sequence ATGGACGTGAAAGAGTTCCTGAAGACCAGGATCATACCCCATCACATGACCAATGTAATCACCGCGCTGAAAGCCGTTTTTACAGGAGAAACCACTGATCCGCTTCTGACGCGGGAAACCGCGGAAATCGCGCTGATTGTACTAAATGAAGTATTGGCCGATAAGGATGAAAATAATCCCTACTACCGTAATAGAAGTATTACCTATAAAGACCAGCGGTATCTCAGAATTGAAGAACTGATAAAAGACCGTTCCTGGGACACTGCCGAAGGCTTCAACCTCCTGGTGTATCTTTTTGGAAAGGAGAGGGCTGCCTATGTAAAATATGCATGGGACATGGTTCCGCAACGGATGTACCAGCGGGGCTATACCCGTCGTTCCTTCCGTGCACCTATGGATCCGGAAGTGTATTTTGTACTGCAACTGGAGTTTCTGTACCATGTCATCCCACAGTCCTGTGTGACAGAATACTATCCTAAAATGACATATACCAGCTACGACCTGAGTCTGGAAGAACAGGTCCGCTATGATCATCATCTTGGCAGTAATGATCTGTATAGGATATGGGCGGCAGCTATAGACCTGGGTAATGAGTCCCTGTTGAAGGTATGTGAAGACATCGTCTTTAACAAAGATCCGGAAGGAAAGGTGACCCGCAACCTTATCAAGGCGCTGCTTAATACGGAGAAACCAGCCGCGTGGGAACTGGTAGAAAAGCTGCTGCTGGCAGCCCAGCGCCAGGAAGGCCTGCGGCAGATCATCCTGGAATCACTGGACGAAACTTCCCTCGGGGCCATGAAACATATGCTGAAGGTGGTTCTCGACAATAAACTCACCCGCTTCTCTTCCGTAGTCCGTGCACTCGATGTATGGGCCGGACTTTACTGGGATTCGGAAAAAGAAAGTACCATACGGACTTTCCTCGAAAGAGCCAGCGAGTACCTCGAAACACCGGAAAAAATCCTGCCGGCCCTGTTAAGTAAAAATAACACAGACGTATATATGGCGCTCTGGGCTCAGGGTGTTATCAACGTGGCAGAAGCCCGCCCGATGGTATTTGAGCTGCTGGCGAAAGGAAACGTGGAAAAACGTTGCCTCGCCCTGAAGTTCGCCTACGAAACAAAATACTATAACATCGACATGCCTGCGGCCTATGAGGCCCTGCTCGACGAGGATCTGGCCGTAAATGCCAGGGCGCTGACCATCATCAACGAAAATGGTAACGCTGCTCATTTCGATCAGCATCTGCCCGCAATGTTTGACCGGCTGCATGCGCTTGTACAACGGGCACCGGAGAAAGAGAAAGTGTTTGAAGGAGTCGTGTTCTCCTGGATGAATTTCAAATTCGACCGTAATAACGTGCTCGATGCCATGATCAATTTCATCTGTAATAAACAGGAAAGGCTGGATATCGTACTGGGTTATTTTGACGGCATGAGCCTGAGTCTGCGTGAGCAGTTGTCCAGAAAACTGCTAAAAGGATATTCGCCTTACGGTGGGCAGCATGATAATACAGGCGACCCTCTTACGCCTTTCCAGCGCAACTTTGCGATGCGCTTGCTGAAAGACAGAGGTGAGTATGTGGTTAATATTGCCTTTAATGCATTGCAGAAAGAGATGTTTACAGTCGAAGAAATGGAAACGTTTATCGACATCCTCAAACGTAAAGGCGCCGGAGTTCGTAGCAAAGCGATTGAAATGGTGTTGCGCCAACAGGATACCATAGTAACGGCAGTAACGGAAAAACTATTACAGGGTGATGGAGAACAGCGCCTTGGCGGTCTGGATATTGCCTTGCGTCTTCAGAAGGATAATCGCCTGCAAATGCAGCGTACTGCATGGATTACAGCATTCAGGGAAAGAAAAAGCATCTCCCAGAAAGAAGAAATATTACTGACCCAGTTATCTGGTGAAAACAATGTACAGTCTTTTTCCAGGGAAAATGGTTTTGGCTTGTATGATCCTGCACTCATCTCCCCGGCAAAACTCCCGGCAGCAGATAAAAATGATTACTACAGCAAATGTACAGCCATCGCGCCTTATGGCTTCTCTATGTCCATTGCGGCTTTGCAGGAACAACTGATGCAGCTCAATGCGTTGCTGAAACAACATGCTGACCATGAATATGAAGTAGAAAACTATGATGGTACAAAAATTACCGTATTACTGGGTAATAACTTCCGTAATCCAATGGGATACAACCATAAGTTTGCTTCAAAGCAGGAAGAATATGTTTCCTATCCACTATCGGAAGTATGGGAAGCCTGGTATCAGCAAAGTGGGCTGACACCGCTGGACATCTTCATCTGTGCCAACTTGTTGCTGGAAGATCATGAGTTGCGGGATGAGGTACTGGGCGCATCGATCATGAAAAATTACATGCCCATGTATGAAGAGCTGATACCGGAAGAAATCAGAGGAGCCCGCCGGTATAAACATTCGGATCCATTGCTGAAAGTGATGGGAATACTGGAATTGATACACCCATTCGAAGAAAAAGATCAATATCTCCTGGGTGCCTGCAAGCAGGTATTTAATGCCCTTACACCGGAGATGCTACAGCATAGGACGAAAAAATATGATGGTGAACAGGGCTGGCAAAGCAGTAGCATATTGAACAGATTTCTGCGGGGAGTGGCCTATACCGGGCTGAAAGGCCAGCAGTTGGAAGACTACTGGAACCTTTATAACTGGCGCCAGTTTTCGGGGCTGCGGGAACAGGCAGACAGATATCTGCCACCAATGTCCGTCTTCGTAGATGCATTCCAGGCGGATATTATATCGGAAAGTGAACTATACAGAGGACTGATTGCTGCCGATAATCTCCGGTTCCTGTCAGCTGTACGGAAACCTAAGCCTAAAAAGGAACAGAACTACTTCGAGGAACATCCATCTCTGGAAGCGATGTTTGTAAAAATCAGGGAACACTTCCTGAACATAGAGCTGAAAAGGGGAGATTCTCCAACGGCTGTTACTACCATGGTACAGATGTTGGAGACCATTTATGGCGTAAAACGTTTCGCGGAGATATGGGCCGGGCTGGGCAAAACGTCGCTTAACCGTGGTTATATTTATTCCTATAACTCAGAGCCTTTAAGTAAGCAGAAAATTTTCAGTCTGTTGCTCAAACGTTGTTTCCCTTTACCGGAAGATACACAGGAGATGTTTGATGAACTGGTGAAGAAAATAAAGCTCACTGAACAGCAACTGATAGAAGCGGCCGTATATGCGCCACAGTGGCAAAAGTTTGTGAGTCAGCACCTCGGCTGGAAAGGTCTGGACTCCGCTATCTGGTGGATGCACGCCCATACCAAATCTGCTGGCAATGAACAGAATGCAGAAGCTGAAAGCGAGATCGCCCGTTATTCTGCGGTTGATTTACAGGACTTCAAAGATGGCGCCGTAGATAAAGACTGGTTCCAGAAAGCCTATAAGGAAATCGGCAAACAACGCTGGGGTATTGTATATGAGGCTGCCAAATATATCAGTGATGGTAATGCCCATCGCCGTGCGCGTTTATACGCCGACGTTATGACCGGTGAACTGAAGATCAAGGAGGTGACGCAGAAGGTGAAGGACAAACGCGACCAGGACTATCTGCGTCTCTATGGTCTTATCCCGTTGAGCAAAACCAATCCGGAAAAAGATGTGCTTGCCCGTTATGAATATCTCCAGGTGTTTAAAAAGGAGAGCAAACAGTTTGGTGCACAGAAACAGTCAAGTGAGTCGCTGGCACTGCGTATAGCCATGGAAAATCTGGCCAGGAACGCAGGCTACGCCGATCCGGTACGTCTTACCTGGGCCATGGAAACCCGTCAGGTACAAGGCATACTGTCTAAGGAAACGCAGGTACAGTACGATGATGTGCTGATCGGACTGGTGATTGATGAAGAAGGACAGGCAGATGTGGTGGCTTTCAAAGGAGATAAACAACTGAAAGCGATCCCGCCGAAATATAAGAATGATAAAAAGGTACTGGAACTGGCAGAGTTTAAAAAGACACTGCGGGAACAGTTCCGCCGCTCCCGCAAAGCGCTGGAAGATGCTATGGTACGCGGTGATGTGTTCTCTTCAGAGGAACTGAATACCCTGTTTGGTCATCCGGTGATTGCCCGCCATCTGGAAAAGCTGGTGTTTATCACGGACAACTCTCATGGTTTCTATCAGAACGGTGCTTTGTTGGATGCTAAAGGAAACACCGTTCCGTTAACAGCTGCAGACGGCATCCGTATTGCGCACAGCAGCGATCTGTATAAAGCCGGCGTGTGGAGCGACTACCAGCGTTATTGTTTTGAAAAAGAAGTACAGCAGCCGTTCAAACAGGTATTCCGTGAACTGTATGTGCCGCTGGAAGACGAGTTGAAAGCAGTGTCAGTATCCCGCCGTTATGCCGGTCATCAGGTACAGCCTACACAAACAGTGGCCCTGCTCAAAACCAGGGGTTGGAAAGTGGACTATGAAGACGGTTTGCAGAAAGTGTTTCATAAAAACGGCTTTGTAGCTAAAATATACGCCATGGCCGACTGGTTCTCACCAGCTGATGTGGAAAGCCCAACGCTGGAAACAGTGGTCTTCCATGATCTGAAAACGTACAAACCGGTTGCCTTTGAAACGATATCCCCGCTGATTTTCAGTGAGGTGATGCGTGACCTGGACCTGGTTGTCAGTGTGGCCCATGTGGGTGGGGTAGATCCGGAAGCCAGCCACTCTTCTATTGAAATGAGAAGGGTACTGCTCGAAGAAACCCTGCGCCTGTTTAAACTGAACAACGTGAAGGTGGCTGGCAGTCATGCTACCATCAAAGGAAAACTGGGTGAGTACAGTGTTCACCTGGGTAGTGCCGTGGTGCATCTGTTGCCAGGTAAATATCT